A single genomic interval of Anopheles darlingi chromosome X, idAnoDarlMG_H_01, whole genome shotgun sequence harbors:
- the LOC125954581 gene encoding ubiquitin-conjugating enzyme E2 H-like, translating into MSSPSAGKRRMDTDVIKLIESKHEVTILGGLNEFCVKFFGPRGTPYEGGVWKVRVHLPEHYPFKSPSIGFINKIYHPNIDEVSGTVCLDVINQAWTALYDLSNIFESFLPQLLTYPNPVDPLNGDAAAMYLHKPEEYRKKVADYVRRYATEEALREQEPPESSDSESSMSDFSEDEAQDMEL; encoded by the coding sequence ATGTCATCACCGAGCGCTGGAAAGCGTCGCATGGACACGGACGTCATTAAGctaatcgaaagcaaacacgAGGTTACGATCCTGGGTGGGCTGAATGAATTTTGTGTGAAGTTTTTCGGTCCCCGAGGTACACCATACGAGGGCGGCGTGTGGAAGGTGCGCGTCCATCTCCCCGAACACTACCCGTTTAAGTCGCCGAGCATCGGCTTTATCAACAAAATCTACCACCCCAATATTGATGAGGTATCTGGGACCGTTTGCTTGGACGTGATCAACCAGGCGTGGACGGCGCTGTACGATCTGTCCAATATCTTCGAGTCGTTCCTGCCACAGCTGCTCACCTACCCGAACCCGGTCGATCCCTTGAACGGAGACGCCGCCGCCATGTACCTTCACAAGCCAGAGGAGTACCGGAAGAAGGTGGCCGATTACGTACGGCGATACGCGACTGAAGAGGCGTTACGTGAGCAGGAACCGCCGGAGAGTTCCGACAGTGAAAGTAGCATGTCCGACTTCAGTGAGGATGAGGCGCAGGACATGGAGTTATAA
- the LOC125954596 gene encoding MICOS complex subunit Mic10-like: MAQTFAEDQYGKKIDRCLTDTLLKFGGGLAIGSVLSLLFFKRRAWPIIMGSGFGIGVAYNNCERSLNASK, from the exons ATGGCCCAAACTTTCGCCGAGGACCAGTACGGTAAAAAGATCGACAGATGCCTCACCGATACCCTACTGAAGTTCG GTGGGGGACTAGCGATCGGGAGCGTGCTCTCCTTGCTATTCTTCAAGCGTCGCGCCTGGCCAATCATCATGGGCTCCGGCTTTGGCATCGGCGTCGCCTACAACAACTGTGAGCGTTCGCTAAACGCGTCCAAGTAG
- the LOC125954567 gene encoding dnaJ homolog subfamily C member 16, with the protein MHGWTPRMMVHWLCLAVFVTVLLVQCDSKDPYGTLGVERKATLQEIRRAYKQLAKEWHPDKSKHPEAEQRFVEIKQAYELLSDSERRKAYDQYGITNEDAIVNRERPDYTTYSRFQDPFEHFYGAHNFNFHDQDISLYHRLSITAKYYETNILPKSRQTPQILMFYADWCFDCMKAANSFKKMIDTLEPYGVTFATINAGHEEQLVRRTGVHSLPCIVMVLDGHNYIYRESVFNAQHLVDFIRQKMPYKLLTPVTDDTLDAFLAGWTDNRARALILEPRVQPRLRYLITAFHFRERVAFGFVALNGHATRHIQERFKNHPSLDTLLLFNEFPARPVASISMSDIPTLTLNNVIGVNKFLVLPRLSSQPVLDGVCPVEWNRPRKRLCVVLVTENTSLHDGARQMLRRIALESSFSRERVRFAYIYREKQDEFIGALSQNNQLLQDALLKLVILWRRDTKHIRYEWLHEVVLQVDRASAENETHDQFFNSTKHKVDSAIQRLLRTSEALSYEAEVKDLLDEHAQCLAIRMLNRLLLAIEFMTDNVGQEHILPALSVIGTIAFIFIIGYLMSYLLRLEEEDIQQKQGKNLENMNGKASSYVPELRLHELRAEKYNGLVRLLKPGCRTIVLLTDMQSRPKLISAFHKAVWPYRKNKTLMFAHMLIEKGIGWYAELLRLSLSESREMKINPRNCIGTVIALNGHRKYFCMYHAKHPESNRGAKRMIKMTRHLTSMPSDPEAGAFLGMESSDSEASMSDVSEPKILLEENLLDGLPNWLDRLFEGTTHRYYINYWPDFTSK; encoded by the exons ATGCATGGTTGGACACCTCGTATGATGGTGCACTGGCTGTGCCTGGCAGTGTTTGTGACCGTCCTGCTGGTGCAGTGCGACAGCAAGGACCCTTACGGCACCCTGGGCGTAGAGCGGAAAGCTACACTGCAAGAAATCCGGCGAGCCTACAAACAGCTAGCAAAGGAATG GCATCCGGACAAATCAAAGCACCCCGAGGCGGAGCAACGATTCGTCGAAATCAAGCAGGCGTACGAGCTGCTTTCCGACTCGGAGCGCCGGAAGGCGTACGACCAGTACGGCATTACGAACGAGGATGCAATCGTTAATCGGGAACGGCCCGATTACACCACGTACAGCCGCTTCCAGGATCCGTTCGAACACTTTTACGGTGCACATAATTTCAACTTCCACGACCAGGACATTAGTCTATACCACCGGCTGTCGATCACCGCCAAGTACTACGAGACCAACATCCTTCCCAAAAGCCGCCAGACTCCGCAAATACTGATGTTCTACGCCGACTGGTGCTTCGACTGCATGAAAGCGGCCAACTCGTTCAAAAAGATGATCGACACACTCGAACCATACGGCGTGACGTTCGCCACGATCAATGCGGGCCATGAGGAGCAGCTGGTTCGCCGGACCGGTGTCCACTCGCTACCTTGCATTGTTATGGTGCTCGACGGCCACAACTACATCTACCGCGAGAGCGTTTTCAATGCACAGCATCTGGTCGATTTCATTCGGCAGAAGATGCCTTACAAGCTGCTGACGCCTGTGACGGACGACACGCTGGACGCCTTTCTCGCCGGCTGGACCGACAATCGAGCCCGTGCGCTTATTCTGGAACCGAGGGTCCAGCCACGGTTGCGCTACCTGATAACGGCGTTTCATTTCCGCGAGCGCGTCGCGTTCGGCTTTGTCGCATTGAACGGGCACGCCACGCGACACATACAGGAACGCTTTAAAAATCATCCAAGCCTAGATACACTGTTGTTGTTCAATGAATTTCCAGCTCGGCCGGTCGCCAGTATCTCCATGTCCGACATTCCGACACTGACGCTCAACAACGTGATAGGGGTGAACAAATTTTTGGTGCTGCCCCGGCTGTCTTCACAGCCTGTCCTGGATGGTGTGTGCCCAGTCGAGTGGAATCGGCCACGGAAGCGACTTTGCGTTGTGTTAGTGACTGAAAATACGAGCTTGCACGATGGAGCCAGGCAGATGCTGCGCCGGATCGCTCTCGAGTCGAGCTTCAGTCGGGAACGGGTGCGGTTTGCTTACATCTACCGGGAGAAGCAGGACGAGTTTATCGGGGCACTGTCGCAGAACAATCAACTACTGCAGGACGCGCTACTCAAGCTGGTTATCTTGTGGCGCCGCGACACTAAGCACATCCGGTACGAGTGGCTGCATGAGGTGGTGCTACAGGTAGACCGAGCTTCGGCGGAGAACGAAACGCACGATCAATTCTTCAACAGCACCAAGCACAAGGTAGACAGTGCAATTCAGCGTTTGTTGCGTACGTCAGAGGCACTTAGTTACGAGGCGGAAGTGAAG GATTTACTAGACGAGCATGCCCAATGTCTGGCAATACGCATGCTCAACCGGCTTCTGCTGGCGATTGAGTTCATGACCGACAATGTCGGCCAGGAACATATTCTGCCGGCGCTCTCTGTAATTGGGACAATCGCgttcattttcattatcgGGTATCTGATGTCCTATCTGTTGCGCCTGGAAGAGGAGGACATTCAGcagaaacaaggaaaaaatctCGAAAATATGAACG GTAAAGCGTCCAGCTACGTCCCAGAGCTAAGATTGCACGAGCTGCGAGCGGAAAAGTATAATGGATTAGTGCGGCTGCTAAAACCCGGCTGCAGGACGATTGTGTTGCTGACCGACATGCAATCGCGTCCAAAACTAATATCTGCCTTTCACAAAGCAGTTTGGCCTTATCGAAA AAACAAAACGCTCATGTTTGCGCACATGCTCATCGAGAAGGGCATCGGTTGGTATGCAGAGTTGCTGCGCCTATCGCTTTCAGAGTCCcgagaaatgaaaatcaatccaCGCAACTGCATCGGCACTGTGATTGCCCTGAATGGCCATCGAAAATACTTCTGCATGTATCACGCAAAGCACCCGGAATCGAACCGTGGTGCGAAG CGAATGATAAAAATGACGCGACATCTTACCTCAATGCCGTCCGACCCCGAGGCTGGAGCATTCCTCGGCATGGAAAGCTCCGATTCCGAGGCTTCCATGTCTGACGTATCCGAGCCGAAAATCCTGCTCGAGGAGAATCTGCTCGATGGGCTACCAAATTGGCTCGATCGCCTGTTCGAAGGGACGACGCATCGGTATTATATTAATTACTGGCCCGATTTCACCTCCAAATAG
- the LOC125955260 gene encoding syntaxin-16 encodes MSHRNLTELFHMLRNNAVHSRNVGYENHSDNETLLDDPGKANDQPRWIGKYDEANYLLFKIQERVDEVKRLKSAEVRSVLSDDSGQNRTTVESCLGEVKSLIFTCHENVNSLAKAATDSEKMLLRNIQKHFLFMLQGLTEQLRQLQANKQLQRSLATSEQDQKLTEINLIGQQKHSPVTKTLRSRNSVDTFDNFLELHTGDGPDGDNQQLLDDYFQLPATGLTINQKQIMLLQADNSKMLKSREDEVIRMTHSITDLNVIFKDISQLIQEQGTVLDRIDYNIESAQVHVSDGLRQLKKTESYQRKNRKLHCITLLALMIMFMIVLIIFTKL; translated from the exons ATGTCGCATCGGAACCTCACGGAACTTTTCCATATGCTGCGGAACAATGCGGTTCACAGTCGGAATGTGGGATACGAAAAT CATTCAGATAACGAAACCCTCCTGGATGATCCGGGAAAAGCGAACGATCAACCACGATGGATCGGGAAGTATGATGAGGCCAACTATTTGCTGTTCAA AATACAGGAGCGCGTGGATGAGGTCAAACGGCTGAAATCCGCTGAAGTAAGGTCCGTGTTGAGTGACGATAGCGGCCAGAATCGTACTACG GTAGAAAGTTGTTTGGGGGAAGTAAAATCGCTCATTTTTACATGCCATGAAAATGTGAACTCGCTAGCAAAGGCGGCAACTG ATTCGGAGAAGATGCTGTTGCGAAACATACAGAAGCACTTTCTCTTCATGCTTCAGGGGTTAACAGAGCAACTTCGGCAGTTGCAGGCGAACAAGCAGTTGCAACGGTCCTTGGCCACTAGCGAACAGGATCAGAAGCTGACGGAAATCAATTTGATTGGGCAGCAGAAACATTCTCCCGTTACGAAAACCCTGCGCTCCCGCAATTCCGTCGATACATTTGATAACTTCCTGGAGCTGCATACGGGTGATGGTCCGGATGGCGACAATCAGCAGCTGTTGGATGACTACTTCCAGTTGCCCGCAACCGGTCTCACGATAAACCAGAAACAAATCATGTTGCTGCAGGCGGATAACTCTAAGATGCTGAAGAGCAGGGAGGATGAGGTGATCCGAATGACACATTCGATCACTGATTTGAACGTCATCTTCAAGGACATCTCTCAGCTAATACAGGAGCAGGGTACTGTGCTCGACCGAATTGACTACAACATCGAATCGGCTCAGGTACACGTGAGCGATGGATTGCGGCAattgaaaaaaacggaatcgtACCAGCGCAAGAATCGTAAGCTCCACTGTATAACTCTTTTGGCACTAATGATTATGTTTATGATCGTACTTATCATTTTTACCAAGctttaa
- the LOC125956047 gene encoding cytochrome c oxidase subunit 6A, mitochondrial, translated as MTVSRPKRNRTAFSAFYRFFYYSLSIEHFANLHPESTIMSLVSHILRRSISQSIAKQAQVGGPSAVAGHEAGGYKVWKKLSFFVAMPAVGLCMLNAYLKHQEEHGHPRPEFVKYEHLRIRNKRFPWGEGNKSLFHNPHTNPLPDGYEH; from the exons ATGACAGTTAGTCGACCAAAACGAAATAGGACCGCATTTAGTgctttttatcgatttttctattATTCATTGTCCATTGAGCACTTTGCGAATTTGCATCCAGAATCCACGATCATGTCGCTCGTTTCGCATATCCTGCGTCGTTCAATCTCGCAATCAATCGCTAAACAGGCCCAGGTAGGCGGTCCATCCGCCGTTGCTGGCCACGAAG CCGGTGGTTACAAGGTATGGAAGAAGCTGTCCTTTTTCGTGGCCATGCCTGCAGTCGGCTTGTGTATGCTTAATGCATACCTGAAACATCAGGAAGAGCACGGCCATCCCAGACCGGAGTTTGTCAAGTATGAGCATCTGCGCATCCGTAACAAGCGGTTCCCGTGGGGCGAAGGCAACAAGAGCTTGTTCCACAACCCGCACACCAACCCCCTTCCCGATGGCTACGAACACTAG
- the LOC125949741 gene encoding glutathione hydrolase 1 proenzyme-like isoform X2 — MYESAAVCSDSDICSQIGRDLLQRNGTAVDATIGIMLCAGLTNLQSMGLGGGFVMNIYQHKERRAYTLDAREVAAGKATEEMHLHDPSTTNEGPLSVAVPGELQGYWEAHKRFGALPWAELVQPSIDLCRRGIPITKHMQDSLTFNRKALNDERIRYMFSDPATGKLKQQGDHIHPGVLCDTLAEIAVQGGDALYSGALASQFAEDLREMGSILTLEDLRRYRVRWTESLPIDLNGDTMWVVPPPASGILVAFIMNILKGYRMEATDTRSADAVIATAHRFVEAFKFAYGKRTAIGDPSFVDVRELTANLTSDGYAETIRQRIDEHRTHHSPADYDGEFHTPNNDGTAHISVLGPRGDAVSVTSSVNFYFGAGLMGARTGIIVNSGMDDFASPGLQNYFGLPGSKANFIRPYKRALSSMAPTIVTDAEHNVKLVIGAAGGTKITTAVALTLMRALWFGYDIKEAVDAPRFHHQLIPMAVQYEYGNLDVLIRGLQQKGHETMRYRERGSIICAIAQNASGVYANADFRKGGDVAGF; from the exons ATGTACGAGTCGGCCGCCGTTTGCAGCGATTCCGACATCTGCAGTCAAATCGGACg TGATCTACTGCAACGCAATGGTACGGCAGTTGATGCAACCATTGGCATCATGCTCTGTGCCGGCCTGACCAACCTTCAGTCGATGGGGTTGGGTGGTGGCTTCGTGATGAACATCTATCAGCACAAGGAGCGACGTGCGTACACGCTCGATGCGCGTGAGGTCGCCGCGGGAAAGGCAACCGAGGAGATGCATCTGCACGATCCAAGCACAACGAACGAGGGCCCGTTGTCGGTGGCAGTGCCCGGCGAGCTGCAGGGCTACTGGGAGGCACACAAGCGGTTCGGTGCGCTCCCGTGGGCCGAATTAGTGCAACCGTCCATCGACCTGTGCCGACGCGGCATCCCGATCACCAAGCATATGCAGGACTCGCTGACCTTCAACCGGAAGGCGCTGAACGATGAGCGGATCAG ATACATGTTTTCCGATCCGGCCACCGGAAAGCTAAAGCAGCAAGGGGATCACATTCACCCAGGCGTACTGTGTGACACGCTGGCCGAGATTGCGGTACAGGGCGGTGATGCACTGTACAGCGGTGCGTTGGCTAGCCAGTTCGCCGAGGATTTGCGCGAGATGGGGAGCATTCTCACGCTGGAGGATCTGCGCCGGTACCG TGTTCGGTGGACCGAGTCGCTACCAATCGACCTGAATGGAGACACGATGTGGGTGGTACCGCCGCCGGCGAGCGGCATCCTCGTCGCCTTCATTATGAACATCCTGAAGGGCTACCGGATGGAAGCAACGGATACGCGGAGTGCCGACGCGGTCATCGCGACGGCGCATCGTTTTGTGGAGGCGTTCAAGTTCGCCTACGGCAAACGTACTGCCATCGGTGATCCATCCTTCGTTGACGTACGCGAG CTCACCGCTAATCTCACGTCGGACGGCTATGCAGAGACAATACGCCAGCGCATTGACGAACACCGTACGCACCATTCGCCGGCCGATTATGATGGAGAGTTCCATACGCCAAACAACGACGGTACGGCACACATCTCAGTGCTGG GGCCGCGTGGAGATGCCGTTTCAGTTACCAGTTCGGTGAATTTCTA TTTCGGCGCTGGGCTGATGGGTGCGCGCACCGGTATTATAGTGAATAGCGGAATGGATGACTTTGCTTCACCCGGACTGCAAAACTACTTCGGGTTGCCCGGTTCAAAGGCCAACTTCATAAGACCGTACAAGCGCGCCCTATCATCGATGGCACCGACGATCGTAACCGATGCCGAGCACAATGTGAAGTTAGTTATCGGTGCGGCCGGTGGAACTAAGATCACAACCGCTGTGGCATTG ACCTTGATGCGCGCCCTTTGGTTCGGATATGACATCAAGGAGGCGGTGGATGCGCCACGCTTCCACCATCAGCTCATACCGATGGCTGTCCAGTACGAGTACGGTAATCTGGAC GTGCTCATTCGGGGACTGCAACAGAAGGGTCACGAGACGATGCGCTACCGGGAGCGCGGATCAATCATTTGTGCCATCGCGCAGAACGCATCCGGCGTATACGCCAACGCTGACTTTCGCAAGGGTGGCGATGTGGCCGGTTTTTGA
- the LOC125949741 gene encoding glutathione hydrolase 1 proenzyme-like isoform X1, with translation MAQSCVALLSSILVVIVAIGLLWLWAPQSSRWESGAGQTKQAATDGAAGQLTPPDPSGTDFTVRLSHSALHMYESAAVCSDSDICSQIGRDLLQRNGTAVDATIGIMLCAGLTNLQSMGLGGGFVMNIYQHKERRAYTLDAREVAAGKATEEMHLHDPSTTNEGPLSVAVPGELQGYWEAHKRFGALPWAELVQPSIDLCRRGIPITKHMQDSLTFNRKALNDERIRYMFSDPATGKLKQQGDHIHPGVLCDTLAEIAVQGGDALYSGALASQFAEDLREMGSILTLEDLRRYRVRWTESLPIDLNGDTMWVVPPPASGILVAFIMNILKGYRMEATDTRSADAVIATAHRFVEAFKFAYGKRTAIGDPSFVDVRELTANLTSDGYAETIRQRIDEHRTHHSPADYDGEFHTPNNDGTAHISVLGPRGDAVSVTSSVNFYFGAGLMGARTGIIVNSGMDDFASPGLQNYFGLPGSKANFIRPYKRALSSMAPTIVTDAEHNVKLVIGAAGGTKITTAVALTLMRALWFGYDIKEAVDAPRFHHQLIPMAVQYEYGNLDVLIRGLQQKGHETMRYRERGSIICAIAQNASGVYANADFRKGGDVAGF, from the exons ATGGCTCAAAGCTG TGTCGCGCTTCTCTCGTCCATCCTGGTCGTGATCGTAGCCATCGGTCTGCTTTGGCTGTGGGCACCACAGTCCAGCCGCTGGGAATCCGGTGCTGGGCAAACCAAGCAGGCAGCAACGGATGGGGCAGCAGGGCAGCTAACGCCACCCGATCCCAGTGGAACCGATTTTACCGTGCGCTTGTCGCACTCGGCCTTGCACATGTACGAGTCGGCCGCCGTTTGCAGCGATTCCGACATCTGCAGTCAAATCGGACg TGATCTACTGCAACGCAATGGTACGGCAGTTGATGCAACCATTGGCATCATGCTCTGTGCCGGCCTGACCAACCTTCAGTCGATGGGGTTGGGTGGTGGCTTCGTGATGAACATCTATCAGCACAAGGAGCGACGTGCGTACACGCTCGATGCGCGTGAGGTCGCCGCGGGAAAGGCAACCGAGGAGATGCATCTGCACGATCCAAGCACAACGAACGAGGGCCCGTTGTCGGTGGCAGTGCCCGGCGAGCTGCAGGGCTACTGGGAGGCACACAAGCGGTTCGGTGCGCTCCCGTGGGCCGAATTAGTGCAACCGTCCATCGACCTGTGCCGACGCGGCATCCCGATCACCAAGCATATGCAGGACTCGCTGACCTTCAACCGGAAGGCGCTGAACGATGAGCGGATCAG ATACATGTTTTCCGATCCGGCCACCGGAAAGCTAAAGCAGCAAGGGGATCACATTCACCCAGGCGTACTGTGTGACACGCTGGCCGAGATTGCGGTACAGGGCGGTGATGCACTGTACAGCGGTGCGTTGGCTAGCCAGTTCGCCGAGGATTTGCGCGAGATGGGGAGCATTCTCACGCTGGAGGATCTGCGCCGGTACCG TGTTCGGTGGACCGAGTCGCTACCAATCGACCTGAATGGAGACACGATGTGGGTGGTACCGCCGCCGGCGAGCGGCATCCTCGTCGCCTTCATTATGAACATCCTGAAGGGCTACCGGATGGAAGCAACGGATACGCGGAGTGCCGACGCGGTCATCGCGACGGCGCATCGTTTTGTGGAGGCGTTCAAGTTCGCCTACGGCAAACGTACTGCCATCGGTGATCCATCCTTCGTTGACGTACGCGAG CTCACCGCTAATCTCACGTCGGACGGCTATGCAGAGACAATACGCCAGCGCATTGACGAACACCGTACGCACCATTCGCCGGCCGATTATGATGGAGAGTTCCATACGCCAAACAACGACGGTACGGCACACATCTCAGTGCTGG GGCCGCGTGGAGATGCCGTTTCAGTTACCAGTTCGGTGAATTTCTA TTTCGGCGCTGGGCTGATGGGTGCGCGCACCGGTATTATAGTGAATAGCGGAATGGATGACTTTGCTTCACCCGGACTGCAAAACTACTTCGGGTTGCCCGGTTCAAAGGCCAACTTCATAAGACCGTACAAGCGCGCCCTATCATCGATGGCACCGACGATCGTAACCGATGCCGAGCACAATGTGAAGTTAGTTATCGGTGCGGCCGGTGGAACTAAGATCACAACCGCTGTGGCATTG ACCTTGATGCGCGCCCTTTGGTTCGGATATGACATCAAGGAGGCGGTGGATGCGCCACGCTTCCACCATCAGCTCATACCGATGGCTGTCCAGTACGAGTACGGTAATCTGGAC GTGCTCATTCGGGGACTGCAACAGAAGGGTCACGAGACGATGCGCTACCGGGAGCGCGGATCAATCATTTGTGCCATCGCGCAGAACGCATCCGGCGTATACGCCAACGCTGACTTTCGCAAGGGTGGCGATGTGGCCGGTTTTTGA